The following are encoded in a window of Rhodopirellula islandica genomic DNA:
- the lpxB gene encoding lipid-A-disaccharide synthase: MTKTIFFSVGEPSGDQHAARLIRQLTNPGGLAIQNDERIICRGFGGPSMLAAGCRVDLDLTRHAVVGIVEVLPKIREFFRFADQAEAIFRSGSVDSVVLVDFPGFNWHIAKRAKKHGIPVHYYCPPQLWAWGAWRVRKMKRTVDHVVAVLPVEESFFNQHAIPVSLVGHPFFDAVEEQQLDTAVMRRFHQQTQSGERIVAVLPGSRDHEVRSNFPIQLETIRRLHRELSETGENVRFAVAAYRDKQCLWCREQLTENDTDLPIDFYVDCTSEIIEAAHCAMMVSGSVSLELLARETPAAVIYRVGRVLHAVGKRVLKIDSVTLPNLMAGRKLYPEFISVGDPAPAVDFLTETMRAMLQDSFYYAKTRRDLQQLREKHASPGASARAAELLRSKLFQAADEAPEKNSHAVQTQTRRAA; this comes from the coding sequence GTGACCAAGACCATCTTTTTTTCCGTCGGAGAACCGAGCGGCGACCAACACGCCGCTCGACTGATTCGCCAATTGACGAATCCAGGTGGGCTCGCGATCCAAAACGACGAACGAATCATCTGCCGCGGTTTCGGCGGCCCATCCATGCTGGCCGCCGGTTGTCGCGTTGACCTGGACCTGACCCGGCACGCTGTCGTCGGAATTGTGGAAGTGCTGCCCAAAATCCGCGAATTCTTCCGGTTTGCTGACCAAGCCGAGGCCATCTTTCGGTCCGGTTCCGTGGACTCGGTCGTCCTGGTCGACTTCCCCGGCTTCAATTGGCACATCGCTAAACGAGCCAAGAAGCACGGCATTCCCGTCCACTACTATTGCCCGCCGCAACTGTGGGCCTGGGGTGCATGGCGAGTCCGCAAAATGAAACGCACGGTCGATCATGTCGTCGCAGTGCTGCCGGTCGAAGAGTCGTTCTTCAACCAGCACGCCATTCCCGTCAGCCTGGTTGGGCATCCGTTCTTCGACGCCGTCGAGGAACAGCAACTCGACACCGCGGTGATGCGACGCTTCCACCAGCAAACTCAATCAGGCGAGCGAATTGTTGCTGTCCTGCCAGGATCTCGCGATCACGAAGTCCGCTCGAATTTCCCGATCCAGCTCGAGACCATCCGTCGCCTGCACCGTGAATTGAGCGAAACGGGTGAGAACGTGCGATTCGCTGTCGCTGCCTACCGAGACAAGCAATGCCTCTGGTGCCGTGAACAACTCACCGAAAATGACACCGACCTGCCGATTGACTTTTACGTGGACTGCACCTCGGAAATCATCGAAGCAGCGCACTGCGCGATGATGGTCAGCGGCAGCGTCAGCCTCGAACTGCTGGCTCGCGAAACACCCGCGGCGGTGATCTACCGAGTCGGGCGAGTGCTGCATGCGGTCGGCAAACGCGTCTTGAAGATCGACAGCGTCACACTCCCCAACCTGATGGCCGGGCGAAAGCTGTATCCCGAATTCATCTCGGTGGGCGACCCAGCCCCCGCGGTCGATTTCTTGACCGAAACCATGCGAGCGATGCTGCAGGACAGCTTCTACTACGCAAAAACCCGACGCGACCTGCAGCAATTGCGGGAAAAACACGCGAGCCCGGGAGCGTCCGCCCGAGCGGCTGAACTCCTGCGATCCAAGCTGTTCCAAGCCGCCGACGAAGCACCGGAAAAGAATTCTCACGCAGTGCAAACCCAAACGCGACGAGCTGCGTAA
- a CDS encoding sigma-54-dependent transcriptional regulator has protein sequence MHILFADDEPQLQKLMGTELPRMGYRVTVCPDGETAVEVLSKEPIDCLLVDLDMPGMSGIDVIARAREIRPEIEAVVMTGKPSQETAIEALRHGTFDYLMKPCRLADISALMGRVSERREWNRLVAALRHRLQRAEGDSNLIGENQSMNAVRKLIAKVAPTESTVLIRGETGCGKELVARAIADESLRSEQPFVAINCGALPETLIESELFGHVKGAFTGADSGRMGLFEVASGGTLFLDEVGELPLAVQAKLLRVLETGDIRRLGDNQSIKVDVRVVCATHRDLEKMVGEGSFREDLMFRINTFELQLPALRDRIDDLPALAEHLLRRHRADGGDGQLFTEAAMAELQAHQWPGNVRELANVIEHASVLCDALPIDVEHLPQHFARRQLRADLADSAPMTMREIEQLAIERSMTRHSGNKKAVAEELGVSLKTLYNKLNAASEAADAA, from the coding sequence ATGCACATTCTTTTCGCGGACGACGAGCCTCAATTGCAAAAGTTGATGGGCACGGAATTGCCGCGGATGGGATATCGCGTGACGGTGTGCCCGGACGGCGAAACCGCCGTTGAAGTGTTGTCCAAAGAACCGATCGATTGCTTGCTGGTCGACCTCGATATGCCGGGGATGAGCGGGATCGATGTGATTGCTCGCGCTCGCGAAATTCGACCTGAAATCGAAGCGGTTGTGATGACGGGCAAACCCAGCCAGGAGACCGCGATCGAAGCACTTCGCCACGGCACGTTTGACTATTTGATGAAGCCCTGTCGATTGGCGGATATCTCTGCTTTGATGGGCCGCGTCAGCGAACGCCGTGAGTGGAATCGATTGGTGGCCGCGCTGCGTCATCGGCTGCAGCGTGCCGAAGGTGATTCCAATTTGATTGGTGAAAATCAGTCGATGAATGCCGTCCGCAAGCTGATTGCGAAGGTCGCCCCCACTGAATCGACCGTTTTGATTCGTGGCGAGACCGGATGCGGCAAAGAATTGGTCGCTCGCGCGATCGCAGACGAAAGCCTTCGAAGTGAACAACCATTCGTTGCGATCAACTGCGGTGCGCTGCCAGAAACTTTGATTGAAAGCGAACTGTTTGGGCACGTCAAAGGTGCCTTCACGGGAGCGGACTCAGGACGGATGGGGTTGTTCGAAGTCGCCAGTGGCGGCACCCTGTTCTTGGATGAAGTTGGCGAGTTGCCTTTGGCGGTCCAAGCCAAGTTGCTTCGCGTGTTGGAAACGGGAGACATCCGCCGGCTCGGTGACAATCAGAGCATCAAGGTGGATGTCCGAGTGGTCTGCGCGACGCACCGTGATCTCGAAAAGATGGTCGGTGAGGGCTCTTTCCGCGAGGATTTGATGTTCCGCATCAACACGTTTGAGTTGCAGTTGCCGGCGCTCCGTGATCGCATTGACGATTTGCCGGCGTTGGCTGAGCACTTGCTGCGGCGGCACCGTGCCGATGGCGGCGACGGTCAGCTGTTCACCGAGGCTGCGATGGCTGAATTGCAGGCTCATCAATGGCCGGGCAATGTTCGAGAGCTGGCCAACGTGATTGAGCACGCTTCGGTGCTGTGCGACGCCTTGCCGATCGACGTGGAGCATTTGCCGCAACACTTTGCCCGACGTCAGCTTCGTGCCGACCTGGCTGATTCTGCTCCGATGACGATGCGCGAGATTGAGCAGCTGGCGATTGAGCGTTCGATGACTCGTCATAGCGGCAACAAAAAGGCAGTCGCGGAAGAGCTGGGCGTGTCACTGAAGACGCTCTACAACAAATTGAACGCGGCTTCCGAAGCCGCCGACGCAGCGTGA
- a CDS encoding EamA family transporter yields MNVFQSLVSSWQFWAVLSALAAALTAVFAKLGVKGVPPDVATFVRTIVILVFVSSLLFVSGQFSIVRSLSRRSVGFLVLSGLATGASWICYFRALDLGKAGQVASIDKMSVVLVAIIAFLFLNERLSMLATLGVLLISAGAILVAVAD; encoded by the coding sequence ATGAATGTGTTTCAAAGTTTGGTGTCCAGTTGGCAGTTCTGGGCGGTGTTGTCGGCATTGGCTGCGGCGCTCACGGCGGTGTTTGCCAAATTGGGTGTGAAAGGCGTGCCGCCGGACGTGGCCACGTTTGTGCGGACCATTGTGATTTTGGTCTTTGTCTCCAGTCTGTTGTTTGTGAGCGGACAATTTTCAATCGTTCGCTCGTTGTCACGGCGGTCGGTTGGTTTTTTGGTCCTGTCGGGACTGGCAACGGGAGCGAGCTGGATTTGCTACTTTCGGGCACTTGATCTTGGCAAGGCCGGGCAGGTGGCGAGCATCGACAAGATGAGCGTGGTGTTGGTGGCGATCATCGCGTTTCTGTTTTTGAATGAGCGGTTGTCGATGTTGGCAACGCTCGGTGTGCTACTCATTTCGGCTGGCGCCATTTTGGTCGCGGTCGCTGATTGA
- the zwf gene encoding glucose-6-phosphate dehydrogenase encodes MSNTIVIFGASGDLTSRKLIPALFRLFSRGRLPESTRIVGVSRSPYEHSQWRESLRETTEKYVGKSFRAEAWDSFAPNIYYQPGDIKDADSFQSLAKFLDEIEEGKPTGRVYYLSTMPQLYEEAIQQLGDAGLARDENGARRVIIEKPFGTDLKTAQNLNESIHHVFREDQIYRIDHYLGKETVQNIFALRFANSIFEPLWNRNYIDHVQITVAEEVVIGRRAGYYDNSGILRDMFQNHILQLMMITAMEPPAKFDATLVRDEKVKVLHSVRKMTGGDFAAQTVRGQYDGYLQEEGVPPDSQTETFAALKLYCDNWRWQGVPFFLRSGKGMSCRTTQIVIQFKNVPHQLFGGSKRHNKLGNRLVIQVQPAEGIQLHFETKVADAGMKTRTNHLEFNFQDSIGGDEMPDAYQRLLLDAVQGDASLFARGDEVELAWSIIDPIIEAWRSPASPPLHSYPTGLWGPEECSQWMFDQKREWFDVCPVI; translated from the coding sequence ATGTCCAATACAATTGTCATCTTCGGTGCCAGTGGCGACCTGACCAGCCGCAAACTGATCCCCGCGCTCTTCCGGCTCTTCTCTCGCGGACGGTTACCGGAATCGACTCGCATCGTGGGCGTCTCGCGAAGCCCCTACGAACATTCCCAGTGGCGTGAGTCGCTTCGCGAAACGACGGAGAAGTACGTCGGCAAATCATTCCGCGCTGAAGCATGGGACTCCTTCGCGCCCAACATCTACTATCAGCCTGGCGACATCAAAGACGCGGACTCGTTCCAATCCCTCGCGAAGTTCTTGGATGAAATCGAAGAAGGCAAACCGACCGGTCGTGTTTATTACCTGTCGACGATGCCGCAGTTGTACGAAGAAGCCATCCAACAACTCGGTGACGCAGGATTGGCACGCGACGAGAACGGCGCTCGACGCGTGATCATCGAAAAACCATTCGGCACCGATCTGAAAACGGCTCAAAACCTCAACGAATCGATCCACCACGTTTTTCGCGAAGACCAGATCTATCGGATCGATCACTACCTGGGCAAGGAAACGGTTCAGAACATCTTTGCACTGCGGTTCGCCAACAGCATCTTTGAACCACTCTGGAATCGGAATTACATCGATCACGTTCAGATCACCGTGGCCGAAGAAGTCGTCATTGGCCGCCGGGCAGGGTATTACGACAACAGCGGCATCCTCCGCGACATGTTCCAAAACCATATCCTGCAACTGATGATGATCACGGCGATGGAACCGCCGGCAAAATTCGACGCGACCTTGGTTCGAGACGAAAAGGTCAAGGTGCTTCATAGCGTCCGCAAAATGACCGGCGGCGATTTCGCGGCCCAAACCGTTCGCGGCCAATACGATGGCTACTTGCAAGAAGAAGGCGTGCCACCGGACAGCCAGACTGAGACGTTCGCCGCTTTGAAACTCTATTGCGACAACTGGCGGTGGCAGGGTGTGCCGTTCTTCTTGCGCAGCGGCAAAGGCATGTCATGCCGCACCACCCAGATCGTCATCCAGTTCAAAAACGTTCCTCACCAATTGTTCGGCGGATCCAAACGCCACAACAAACTGGGCAACCGCTTGGTCATCCAAGTCCAACCGGCCGAAGGCATTCAATTGCACTTTGAAACCAAGGTCGCTGATGCAGGAATGAAAACTCGCACCAATCACTTGGAGTTCAATTTCCAAGATTCGATCGGTGGCGACGAGATGCCCGATGCGTACCAGCGACTGCTACTCGACGCGGTCCAGGGTGACGCCAGCCTGTTTGCCCGTGGTGACGAAGTGGAACTCGCCTGGAGCATCATCGACCCGATTATCGAAGCCTGGCGAAGCCCGGCCTCCCCGCCGCTGCACAGCTACCCAACCGGACTGTGGGGCCCCGAAGAATGCTCGCAGTGGATGTTCGACCAGAAACGCGAATGGTTCGACGTCTGCCCCGTCATCTGA
- a CDS encoding sensor histidine kinase — MPLHESASSDSNNSPSGESLFTAGEAPSQQNRSDGQEYSAEKAAAKWSSRKRRFRTDSGVWRLAPRGKFPKLTSIQGKLLTGTLVLVALVITLGGVGILGLYQYRNLADAISSRAKELPMATQMAQAAAKARDSNTRLCQMRAQATMINAFGMPHSDLQLENETFRETISELDRALETYATMVKVKVEQPQDVEAGATLINPETQHASLGTVREILNEIRDNQHNLDYLVIDRQTSRNKLDERLESLVGETRAHLVLIHSQMAAFSDHVKSRYRLGIGVAWIAFAAAMVIAGVMVWIFQTSVLAPFNNLVIGARLVARGQFEHRIDLGTGDELGELAVILNEMTDRFQNSLAHIEKMCDELDQEVKVRSQEVIRNEQLAGVGFLAAGFAHEINNPMAAIAWSAEAIESRMNDLMMLPDDERLLDGEMTENWRENLQRIEGEAFRCKSIIEKMLLFSRMGQVEKTEFDIVPLVNDVIEMVGTLGKYKCQSVRLFGDDSATVYANDQEIRQVILNLVTNALESVDCDGSVDIFISQGLKMSNVRVKDTGCGMSAEVQAHLFEPFFTRRRDGTGTGLGLSISHRIVCQHGGQLVARSEGENHGSEFELRLPVAAITEEVTSPAYESWKFQDAQQTQAA, encoded by the coding sequence ATGCCGCTCCACGAGTCGGCGTCGAGTGATTCCAACAATTCCCCGTCTGGCGAATCCCTGTTCACGGCCGGGGAGGCTCCCTCCCAGCAGAATCGCAGCGACGGGCAGGAATACTCCGCCGAAAAAGCTGCGGCAAAGTGGTCCAGCCGAAAGCGTCGCTTCCGCACTGACTCCGGAGTCTGGCGTTTGGCACCGCGAGGGAAGTTCCCCAAGCTGACATCGATTCAAGGCAAGCTGCTCACTGGAACACTGGTTTTGGTCGCTTTGGTGATCACGCTGGGCGGTGTGGGGATTCTGGGGCTGTATCAATATCGAAACTTGGCCGACGCGATCAGTTCGCGAGCGAAAGAGTTGCCGATGGCAACACAAATGGCCCAAGCCGCGGCGAAGGCTCGGGACAGCAACACGCGGCTGTGCCAGATGCGAGCCCAGGCGACGATGATCAATGCATTTGGAATGCCGCACTCCGATCTGCAGTTGGAGAACGAGACATTCCGGGAAACGATCAGCGAACTCGATCGCGCCCTCGAAACCTACGCGACGATGGTGAAGGTGAAGGTCGAGCAACCGCAGGATGTGGAAGCCGGTGCCACGTTGATCAATCCGGAAACGCAGCACGCGTCGTTGGGCACCGTTCGCGAAATTCTCAATGAGATTCGAGACAACCAGCACAATTTGGATTACCTGGTCATCGACCGGCAAACCAGCCGCAACAAGCTCGATGAACGACTGGAAAGCTTGGTTGGCGAAACTCGCGCTCACTTGGTTTTGATTCACAGCCAAATGGCGGCGTTCAGCGACCACGTGAAGAGCCGCTATCGACTCGGCATTGGCGTCGCTTGGATTGCCTTCGCTGCCGCGATGGTGATTGCCGGGGTGATGGTTTGGATCTTTCAGACCAGTGTGCTGGCACCGTTCAATAACTTGGTCATTGGGGCGCGCCTGGTCGCTCGCGGCCAGTTCGAGCATCGAATCGACCTGGGCACCGGGGACGAGCTGGGGGAACTTGCCGTGATATTGAATGAGATGACGGATCGCTTTCAAAATAGCTTGGCCCACATCGAAAAGATGTGCGATGAACTGGACCAAGAGGTCAAGGTTCGCTCACAAGAGGTGATTCGCAACGAGCAACTTGCTGGGGTCGGTTTCTTGGCCGCCGGTTTTGCGCATGAAATCAACAACCCGATGGCGGCGATCGCTTGGAGTGCCGAGGCGATTGAGTCACGCATGAATGACTTGATGATGCTGCCCGACGATGAGCGTTTGCTTGATGGCGAGATGACCGAAAACTGGCGTGAGAACTTGCAACGCATCGAAGGCGAAGCGTTCCGGTGCAAGTCGATCATCGAAAAGATGCTGTTGTTCAGTCGGATGGGACAAGTCGAGAAAACCGAATTTGACATCGTTCCCTTGGTCAACGACGTGATCGAAATGGTCGGGACGTTGGGCAAGTACAAATGCCAATCCGTCCGATTGTTCGGCGACGACTCGGCCACGGTGTACGCCAACGATCAGGAGATTCGCCAAGTCATTTTGAACTTGGTGACGAACGCCTTGGAAAGTGTTGATTGCGACGGCAGCGTCGACATCTTCATCAGCCAAGGTCTGAAAATGTCGAACGTTCGAGTCAAGGACACTGGGTGCGGGATGTCCGCCGAAGTCCAGGCTCACTTGTTTGAGCCGTTCTTCACCCGCCGTCGTGATGGCACCGGCACCGGATTGGGTCTCAGCATTTCGCACCGCATCGTTTGTCAGCACGGCGGTCAATTGGTCGCTCGCAGCGAAGGCGAGAACCATGGCAGCGAATTTGAATTGCGATTGCCTGTTGCCGCGATCACCGAAGAAGTCACCTCCCCCGCGTACGAAAGTTGGAAATTCCAAGATGCCCAGCAAACCCAAGCAGCCTAA
- a CDS encoding DUF4261 domain-containing protein: MAKGLFTQGMCVLLRRPLELDEIQSRLKQFQLAGRQESLEDEDSPETLIYEFRPEVGGHLLVTPASIPWPDDMGDPDESPERFVAWSLGQFGPLAFPGCLSRACDQTRHWDDMPDIQSEHTCHIRLLISYVLGTEEDEEEDDDDLPLVPDDYEAIDELHFLTKAVAALLESPDAICYFNPGGEVLCDENVLRQGLNHAWNLELPPLDMWTNVRVYVDDNRFAIMDTVGNGQFDLPDMEAVFPLSEYVAEDVERFLRHASLYLLAGDEEVTTGDTADGPGGQTWLAMECDQSLSDPPRPTIRWIPEDGREIPEHLLDPGTIDEDFSAFDDDVDEAFLDDHDFGSGGFDPSGTEYLDSEPFDPDKPDDDD, from the coding sequence GCGCCGTCCGCTCGAGTTGGACGAAATCCAATCACGCCTGAAGCAGTTCCAGTTGGCCGGCCGCCAGGAATCGCTGGAGGATGAGGATTCCCCTGAAACGCTGATCTACGAATTCCGGCCGGAAGTGGGCGGCCACTTGCTGGTCACGCCGGCATCGATCCCCTGGCCCGATGACATGGGTGATCCAGATGAATCACCGGAGCGATTCGTCGCTTGGTCACTCGGCCAATTCGGACCACTCGCATTCCCCGGATGCCTCTCGCGAGCTTGCGACCAAACGCGGCACTGGGACGACATGCCGGACATCCAATCCGAGCACACCTGCCATATCCGGTTGTTGATCAGCTACGTGCTGGGCACCGAAGAAGACGAAGAGGAGGACGATGATGATCTGCCTCTCGTTCCCGATGACTACGAAGCCATCGACGAATTGCATTTCTTGACCAAAGCCGTTGCCGCGCTGCTCGAGTCGCCCGACGCGATTTGCTACTTCAATCCCGGCGGCGAAGTCCTGTGTGACGAAAACGTTCTTCGCCAAGGACTCAACCACGCTTGGAACCTGGAACTGCCACCGCTGGACATGTGGACGAATGTCCGGGTGTACGTTGATGACAATCGATTTGCGATCATGGACACCGTCGGCAACGGCCAGTTCGATCTGCCGGACATGGAAGCCGTGTTCCCGCTGTCGGAATACGTTGCCGAAGATGTCGAGCGATTTCTCCGCCACGCCTCGCTGTATTTGTTAGCGGGCGACGAAGAAGTGACGACGGGTGACACGGCCGACGGCCCTGGAGGCCAGACTTGGTTGGCGATGGAATGTGACCAATCGCTCTCCGATCCGCCTCGCCCCACGATTCGCTGGATCCCAGAAGACGGTCGCGAGATCCCCGAACACCTGCTGGACCCCGGGACGATCGACGAAGACTTTTCGGCGTTCGATGATGACGTCGACGAAGCCTTCTTGGACGATCATGATTTTGGTTCCGGCGGGTTCGATCCCAGTGGCACGGAGTACCTGGATTCCGAGCCGTTCGACCCTGACAAACCAGACGACGACGATTGA
- a CDS encoding sulfatase-like hydrolase/transferase, whose amino-acid sequence MHFALRTIAIACLLFAFQLFPIGMEASADTPRPNVLIVMADDCTYNDLPMYGGENAKTPHLEELANQGLTFDRAFLAEAICQPCRAELYSGLYPMRNGCNWNHSASRGDIESMPQHLSRHGYRVGLAGKVHVSPRSAFPFEVVDGCDKNCVRNPTRPMQLDSIREFMDRDDAQPFCLVVALVEPHVPWVMGDASAYPPGKLKLPPNIGDTPETRSAFGRYLAEITYMDGQFGQIMSELDAVGKTDETMVLFTSEQGSQFPGNKWTNYNTGVHTGLIVKWPGVVAAGTRTDALVQYADVLPTLMDIAGAEPRPEAFDGSSFAGVLRGESDAHREYAYGTHNNVPEGPPYPIRSITDGRYHYIRNLQNENLYIEKHLMGIKGKGELNNKYWQTWVYQSFEQPEVLRLIQRYQLRPEQELYDLASDPYEMNNLIEDSSLTGVRQELSEELDRWMKSQGDPGSEQDTVETHRAAKNGEHRFGI is encoded by the coding sequence ATGCATTTCGCTCTTAGAACCATTGCCATCGCCTGTTTGCTGTTCGCGTTTCAGCTGTTCCCGATTGGAATGGAGGCATCCGCCGATACACCACGTCCGAATGTTCTGATCGTCATGGCGGACGATTGCACGTACAACGACTTGCCAATGTACGGGGGCGAGAATGCGAAAACGCCTCACTTGGAAGAGCTCGCCAACCAGGGTCTGACGTTTGATCGAGCGTTCCTGGCTGAGGCGATTTGCCAGCCCTGTCGTGCGGAGCTGTACTCGGGGTTGTATCCGATGCGGAACGGTTGCAATTGGAACCACTCCGCTAGTCGCGGTGACATCGAGAGCATGCCGCAACATCTTTCGCGGCACGGGTATCGCGTGGGGTTGGCTGGCAAGGTTCATGTCTCACCTCGATCGGCGTTTCCGTTTGAGGTGGTGGATGGTTGCGACAAGAACTGCGTTCGCAATCCAACGCGACCGATGCAGCTTGACTCCATTCGTGAGTTCATGGATCGCGATGACGCTCAGCCGTTTTGCTTGGTCGTTGCCTTGGTTGAACCGCATGTGCCTTGGGTGATGGGTGACGCCAGTGCGTATCCGCCTGGAAAGCTGAAGTTGCCGCCCAACATTGGCGACACGCCGGAGACCCGGTCCGCGTTCGGTCGCTACTTGGCGGAGATCACTTACATGGATGGCCAGTTCGGGCAAATCATGAGTGAGCTGGATGCGGTTGGAAAAACGGATGAGACAATGGTGTTGTTCACCTCTGAACAAGGCTCGCAGTTCCCCGGCAACAAATGGACGAACTACAACACGGGCGTGCACACTGGGTTGATCGTGAAGTGGCCCGGCGTCGTCGCGGCAGGAACGAGGACGGATGCCCTGGTTCAGTACGCAGATGTGTTGCCGACGTTGATGGACATCGCAGGGGCGGAGCCTCGTCCGGAGGCGTTTGATGGATCCAGCTTCGCCGGTGTGCTTCGCGGTGAGAGCGATGCCCATCGCGAATATGCTTATGGGACTCACAACAATGTGCCGGAGGGGCCTCCCTATCCCATTCGGTCGATCACCGATGGTCGGTACCACTACATCCGCAATTTGCAGAACGAGAATCTGTACATCGAAAAGCACTTGATGGGTATCAAGGGCAAGGGCGAACTGAACAACAAGTACTGGCAGACGTGGGTGTACCAAAGCTTCGAACAGCCTGAGGTGTTGCGGCTGATTCAGCGATACCAGTTGCGCCCCGAACAAGAACTCTACGACCTAGCCAGCGACCCATACGAGATGAACAACTTGATCGAAGATTCCAGTTTGACAGGGGTCCGTCAAGAACTCAGCGAAGAGCTGGACCGATGGATGAAATCGCAAGGGGATCCAGGGAGCGAGCAAGACACGGTCGAAACTCATCGAGCGGCCAAGAATGGCGAACATCGATTTGGTATTTAG